In Halobaculum magnesiiphilum, the following proteins share a genomic window:
- the cofH gene encoding 7,8-didemethyl-8-hydroxy-5-deazariboflavin synthase subunit CofH: protein MTRSSAAELDPDDLGFEHVPETDQSFENALAKARDGTRLTVDDAVELLTTGSDAPGIDRERKEAVLEAADRRRAEVVGDEVTFVANLNNNVTTACNTGCLFCNFKDTAHQFEADYGDEHAGFTKTPAESRAAVREAVERGIYEVTSVSGLHPAFALNEEHHEILRGYDDAASAANYKPPETYATNPGTYVEQMDAMSVDGVHLHSMTPEEAYHARRGTDWDYEQVYRTLADAGLDSAPGTAAEILVDEVRDVICPGKIDTRGWIDAMEGAMAAGLDTTATIMYGHVDNEMHRAMHLKRVRDLQDRTGGITEFVPLSFVHERTPLYEHGVVSGGASDAEDELLIAVSRLFLDNVENVQTSWVKYGDEKALKTLSCGANDFMGTILSEEITKRAGGSFGEFRSFDDYVELITSVGRTPVERSTDYRERRRIDPDDGPPFGPRLGPKADGTPLLSERERAERGRAK, encoded by the coding sequence ATGACGCGATCGTCAGCCGCCGAGCTCGACCCCGACGACCTCGGGTTCGAGCACGTCCCGGAAACCGACCAGTCGTTCGAGAACGCGCTGGCGAAGGCGCGCGACGGGACGCGGCTGACGGTCGACGACGCGGTCGAGCTGCTCACCACCGGCAGCGACGCCCCCGGCATCGACCGCGAGCGCAAGGAGGCGGTGCTGGAGGCGGCCGACCGCCGTCGCGCCGAGGTCGTCGGCGACGAGGTGACGTTCGTCGCGAACCTCAACAACAACGTCACCACCGCCTGCAACACGGGCTGTCTGTTCTGCAACTTCAAGGACACCGCCCACCAGTTCGAGGCCGACTACGGGGACGAGCACGCCGGCTTCACCAAGACACCCGCCGAGTCGCGCGCGGCGGTCCGCGAGGCCGTCGAGCGAGGGATCTACGAGGTCACCTCCGTCTCGGGCCTGCACCCCGCATTCGCCCTGAACGAGGAGCACCACGAGATCCTCCGCGGGTACGACGACGCCGCGAGCGCGGCGAACTACAAGCCGCCGGAGACGTACGCGACCAACCCCGGAACCTACGTCGAACAGATGGACGCGATGAGCGTCGACGGCGTCCACCTCCACTCGATGACGCCCGAGGAGGCGTACCACGCCCGCCGCGGCACCGACTGGGACTACGAGCAGGTCTACCGAACGCTCGCCGACGCCGGGCTCGATTCGGCCCCGGGAACCGCCGCCGAGATCCTCGTCGACGAGGTCAGGGACGTGATCTGTCCGGGGAAGATCGACACCCGGGGATGGATCGACGCGATGGAGGGCGCGATGGCGGCCGGCCTCGACACCACGGCGACGATCATGTACGGCCACGTCGACAACGAGATGCACCGCGCGATGCACCTGAAGCGGGTTCGCGACCTCCAGGACCGCACCGGCGGCATCACGGAGTTCGTCCCCCTCTCGTTCGTCCACGAGCGCACGCCGCTGTACGAGCACGGCGTGGTCTCCGGCGGCGCGAGCGACGCCGAGGACGAGCTGCTGATCGCCGTCTCCCGGCTCTTCCTCGACAACGTCGAGAACGTTCAGACCTCGTGGGTGAAATACGGCGACGAGAAGGCGCTGAAGACGCTCTCCTGCGGCGCCAACGACTTCATGGGCACCATCCTCTCGGAGGAGATCACCAAGCGCGCCGGGGGCTCCTTCGGCGAGTTCCGCAGCTTCGACGACTACGTCGAGCTGATCACCTCCGTCGGCCGGACCCCCGTCGAGCGCTCGACCGACTACCGCGAACGCCGCCGGATCGACCCCGACGACGGCCCGCCGTTCGGCCCGAGACTCGGCCCGAAGGCCGACGGGACGCCGCTGCTCAGCGAGCGCGAGCGCGCGGAGCGAGGCCGAGCGAAGTGA
- a CDS encoding formyltetrahydrofolate deformylase codes for MAAADRPNPRRWDTEIVVVGDDATGLVARVTSLLFERGCNIEDLDQDVRDGVFRMRLHADTDGMVCKPATLEEDLTDLGDELGVDIRVRRADDGAARKAALLVTKEEHAPRAVLEACADGTLDAEVPVMIGNHSTLSPLADEYEVPFVDVGDAGGSHDERELLRVLDEYDVDCLVLARFMRILSPEIVFRYEGRIINVHPSLLPAYPGAEAYRQAVEGGARVHGATAHYVTTDLDQGPIIAQRSFPVAPDDGPEDLKEQGQPLEAEALVAGLQAHLDDAIVVRRGRTHFREGVDPDAYELGGVAAGAD; via the coding sequence ATGGCCGCGGCCGACCGTCCGAATCCGAGGCGCTGGGACACCGAAATCGTCGTCGTCGGGGACGACGCGACCGGACTGGTCGCCCGTGTCACCTCGCTGTTGTTCGAGCGGGGATGCAACATCGAGGACCTCGACCAGGACGTGCGCGACGGCGTGTTCCGGATGCGCCTGCACGCCGACACCGACGGGATGGTGTGCAAGCCGGCGACGCTGGAGGAGGACCTCACCGACCTGGGCGACGAACTCGGCGTCGACATCCGGGTGCGCCGCGCCGACGACGGCGCGGCCCGGAAGGCGGCGCTGCTGGTCACGAAGGAGGAGCACGCCCCCCGCGCCGTGCTGGAGGCGTGTGCCGACGGCACCCTCGACGCGGAGGTGCCGGTGATGATCGGCAACCACAGCACCCTCTCGCCGCTGGCCGACGAGTACGAGGTGCCGTTCGTCGACGTGGGCGACGCCGGCGGCTCCCACGACGAGCGCGAGCTGCTGCGCGTGCTCGACGAGTACGACGTGGACTGTCTGGTGCTCGCGCGGTTCATGCGCATCCTCTCGCCGGAGATCGTCTTCCGCTACGAGGGGCGCATCATCAACGTCCACCCCTCGTTGCTGCCGGCGTACCCCGGCGCGGAGGCGTACCGCCAGGCCGTCGAGGGCGGCGCGCGCGTCCACGGCGCCACCGCCCACTACGTGACGACCGACCTCGACCAGGGGCCGATCATCGCCCAGCGGTCGTTCCCGGTCGCCCCCGACGACGGCCCCGAGGACCTGAAGGAACAGGGGCAACCCCTGGAGGCGGAGGCGCTCGTGGCCGGCCTGCAGGCGCACCTCGACGACGCGATCGTCGTGCGCCGCGGGCGCACGCACTTCCGCGAGGGCGTCGACCCGGACGCGTACGAGCTGGGCGGGGTCGCGGCGGGAGCTGACTGA
- a CDS encoding phosphoribosylaminoimidazolesuccinocarboxamide synthase yields the protein MTSVKEFVVEREPTADGLGAGRFAFTDDYSVFDWGKMPDPIPGKGASLCTMGAYNFELLEDAGVPTHYRGVGPDAEPLDAVDEPPRELAIDLATVPTLPFVDGAYDYDAFHEEARDAAGYVVPLEIVFRNTVPVGSSLRSRAEPRDVGLDRDEWPAEVVDLPEPVVEFSTKYEEQDRYLDAEEADRIAGAAPLSELESVAREVNDLVTERAADAGFVHEDGKIECVYADGEVRVADVVGTFDENRFAYDGQEVSKEVVRQHYKGIAPEWVEAVSEAKARADAEGVADWRPLCEVSPPPLDPAVVETIADMYAAGTNAYTGTDWFDAPPVADAVDAVRDL from the coding sequence ATGACGAGCGTCAAGGAGTTCGTCGTCGAGCGCGAGCCGACCGCCGACGGCCTCGGCGCCGGCCGGTTCGCCTTCACCGACGACTACTCCGTCTTCGACTGGGGGAAGATGCCCGATCCCATCCCCGGCAAGGGGGCGAGCCTCTGCACGATGGGCGCGTACAACTTCGAGCTGCTGGAGGACGCCGGCGTCCCCACGCACTACCGCGGGGTCGGCCCGGACGCCGAGCCGCTCGACGCCGTCGACGAGCCGCCGCGCGAGCTCGCCATCGACCTGGCGACCGTGCCGACGCTCCCCTTCGTCGACGGCGCGTACGACTACGACGCCTTCCACGAGGAGGCTCGCGATGCGGCCGGCTACGTCGTCCCACTGGAGATCGTCTTCCGCAACACGGTCCCCGTCGGGTCCAGCCTGCGCTCGCGCGCCGAGCCCCGCGACGTGGGCCTCGACCGCGACGAGTGGCCCGCCGAGGTCGTGGACCTCCCCGAACCGGTCGTGGAGTTCTCGACGAAGTACGAGGAACAGGACCGCTATCTCGACGCCGAGGAGGCCGACCGCATCGCCGGCGCGGCGCCGCTGTCGGAGCTGGAGTCCGTCGCCCGCGAGGTCAACGACCTGGTCACCGAGCGCGCCGCCGACGCGGGGTTCGTCCACGAGGACGGCAAGATCGAGTGCGTGTACGCCGACGGCGAGGTCCGCGTCGCCGACGTGGTCGGCACGTTCGACGAGAACCGGTTCGCCTACGACGGCCAGGAGGTCTCGAAGGAGGTCGTCCGCCAGCACTACAAGGGCATCGCGCCCGAGTGGGTCGAGGCCGTGAGCGAGGCGAAGGCGCGCGCCGACGCCGAGGGCGTCGCCGACTGGCGGCCGCTGTGTGAGGTCTCGCCGCCGCCGCTCGATCCCGCCGTCGTCGAGACGATAGCCGACATGTACGCCGCGGGGACGAACGCCTACACCGGAACCGACTGGTTCGACGCGCCGCCCGTCGCGGACGCGGTCGACGCCGTCCGCGACCTGTAG
- a CDS encoding FAD-binding oxidoreductase has translation MTRERTADGPPDPPRHDVGFLADLELDGEVSRGDADRAEHATDYATDDADAVRPDAVVYPESTADVSAVVAAADERGVPVTAYAAGTGLEDAAVPAHAGISLDMTRMDAIHEIRPDDLQVDVGPGAVGADVDEAVASHGLFFPPLPSSGDISTVGGMIATDASGMRTVKYGEVADWVLELEVVLADGSVTTVGSKAAKSSSGYNLKELIVGSEGTLGIVTRATLELAGRPEQVRGGRATFPTLDDATAAISDAVTAGVDVAKIELFDAETAMLANDYSDAALPERPMVFVEFHANHGIDEEIDFCRAVFEAHDVAAFEMAGGEHMEELWRARKDITYAAEAYDPGREMGQPGDVTVPIGSYPEMIRAVKDVADEYDLFVPCFGHAGDGNLHYFVLRDPDDPDELARAEAAYGDLVERALELGGTATGEHGIGAGKRTYLEREHGADAVGAMRAIKEALDPNGTLNPGKIVPEE, from the coding sequence ATGACACGCGAGAGGACGGCGGACGGACCGCCGGACCCGCCGCGACACGACGTGGGCTTCCTCGCGGACCTCGAACTCGACGGCGAGGTGAGCCGCGGCGACGCCGACCGCGCGGAGCACGCGACCGATTACGCCACCGACGACGCCGACGCCGTGCGTCCGGACGCCGTCGTCTACCCGGAGTCGACCGCGGACGTGTCGGCCGTCGTCGCCGCGGCCGACGAGCGCGGCGTTCCCGTGACCGCCTATGCGGCCGGAACCGGGCTGGAGGACGCCGCGGTCCCGGCACACGCGGGGATCAGCCTCGATATGACGCGCATGGACGCGATCCACGAGATCCGCCCCGACGACCTCCAGGTCGACGTGGGGCCGGGCGCCGTCGGCGCCGACGTGGACGAGGCGGTCGCGAGCCACGGCCTCTTCTTCCCGCCGTTGCCTTCCTCGGGCGACATCTCCACCGTCGGCGGGATGATCGCCACCGATGCCTCGGGCATGCGGACGGTGAAGTACGGCGAGGTGGCCGACTGGGTGCTGGAACTGGAGGTCGTGCTCGCCGACGGTTCGGTGACGACCGTGGGCTCGAAGGCCGCGAAATCCTCCTCCGGCTACAACCTGAAGGAGCTGATCGTCGGCAGCGAGGGAACCCTCGGGATCGTGACGCGCGCGACGCTGGAGCTGGCGGGCCGCCCCGAGCAGGTCCGCGGCGGCCGCGCCACCTTCCCGACGCTTGACGACGCGACCGCCGCGATCTCCGACGCCGTCACCGCCGGCGTCGACGTGGCGAAGATCGAGCTGTTCGACGCCGAGACCGCGATGCTCGCCAACGACTACAGCGACGCCGCCCTCCCCGAGCGTCCGATGGTGTTCGTCGAGTTCCACGCGAACCACGGGATCGACGAGGAGATCGACTTCTGCCGGGCCGTCTTCGAGGCGCACGACGTGGCGGCGTTCGAGATGGCCGGCGGCGAGCACATGGAGGAGCTGTGGCGGGCGCGCAAGGACATCACCTACGCCGCCGAGGCGTACGACCCCGGTCGCGAGATGGGCCAGCCGGGCGACGTGACCGTCCCCATCGGCTCCTACCCGGAAATGATCCGCGCGGTGAAGGACGTGGCCGACGAGTACGACCTGTTCGTCCCCTGTTTCGGCCACGCCGGCGACGGCAACCTCCACTACTTCGTCCTCCGCGACCCCGACGACCCCGACGAACTCGCCCGCGCGGAGGCCGCCTACGGCGACCTCGTCGAGCGCGCCCTGGAACTCGGCGGCACCGCCACCGGCGAGCACGGTATCGGCGCGGGCAAGCGGACGTACCTCGAACGGGAGCACGGCGCCGACGCGGTCGGGGCGATGCGAGCGATCAAGGAGGCGCTCGATCCGAACGGGACGCTGAACCCCGGGAAGATCGTCCCCGAGGAGTAG